A region of the Salvia splendens isolate huo1 chromosome 11, SspV2, whole genome shotgun sequence genome:
AGCTGTATTGTCAAAGCAAAAGGCAAGTGGGAAGTTGCAGCTCGGTGGCAGTTCAATACCCTTGTCCGTTCATATTTGTCAAAGCTCTAACCTTCTCTCTCATCAATGACGAGATTGAATGGGTCTAATTTAGCTAGATTAATTGTTATAGTATAGTGTTAAATGTTAATAATAATCAAATCACAGGTTGCTGGATTTCAAAGGCAGAAAGTGGAAAGTAATAAATGTCAAATTAATAAACAAACATCACCAGTAAACGAGGTCCGTCGATAATGTTCAGGGCATTTCCATCAGTAATTCAACAATTTTTTTCCGTCAATTTTTTCCGACAACATGATATCCGCGATAAGTTCATCTATGTTCTTCATATTTAATTGTCATAGACAACTACATAATCATATTTACACTTGATAATCATACTATCTCCTTGTAAAATATACCTTGAGCAATTATTTTTCCATTGTCAAGAGCTAATTTAGCACGCCAAAAGTCCATGCTAATAATGACGTGAATTATTCATATTCAACATGTAAAGGTTAAATACGACATTTTACCCTAGGTGATAAATTTGTAAGGCAATAAGAGAGTAGAAAATCAAGACATTTATGGAAGAAAAAATCTTTTGAGTAAACCGACAACAAAAATATCTCGCAAATGAAAAAAGAGTATgcaaaactttaaatttggtTCCGAACTTAGTCAACAAATTACTACAAAAGAAAAAGCAGCCCTAACTATGATAGTGAGTTAGTGACAAATGTAGACCTGCAATTGGATGTACGTGAAAACTGAAAAGGTTGAAATCGGAAATTACTGGTGTTCTATTATTAATTTTTGATATACCAGCTATTGACCGTATTTTTTCCTTTAATAAAGCAGTAAACGGTTGCTAGTTGGTCAtcaataatactaatactatatccgtccaaaaaaataaatttaattttaccattttagacCATTAATCAAAATTAGACCaatttctaaatatgaaaagtttaacataatttaatactcctaatTAATGTGAATCTCACAATCAATTCCATTACTTCTTTTTACTCTCTCTGTCTTACTTTACAAATTACTAGTatgtattaaaaattaaaactaatattaTTTACAACTTATTCTATTTAGTAGTCGGAATTTGTTAGTTCAAAAAAAAGGGTCCTCATTGTGAAAATTAGGATTATCGCTGGGCCATATTGATAGCCCATTGGGCCTTATCTAGTGTAGTCCGACTAAAATGGTGCCCAAGCTCCCTCTATAAAATGGTGCTTTTAACCTAAATCATCACGGCATCTACGTTTCCAATTCTTCCAGATCTCATACCTCTGCAAATAAATGTGGTGCATATTATCTCACTCAGTGGATTGGATGCGTCGGCAAGATTAATTTTTGCTACTTTTTGCAAATTGAAATCTCGCGATTTCAGTTTAAGTTAGTCTTACCGATGCCTCCCATACCCATGGTTGAGTTCATGTCTTCGATGATTCTGTTTTTCGGTACCGAATCTTGGATTTTAGCTCAATTTTGTTTCGTTGTTTTATAATTGGATTATTGGTTTAAGATCTCAGATTTGACCCACACTATCGTAATTGATTTATGTCACTGGATCTAAATTTGTATCACATCTAAAATTTAGTCTCTCATCTTTTTCTGGTATTCTGAAATTGGATTTTCTATTCCAATTCTAAGCTGTACGTCCAGAGTTGGAGACGAAATTCAGTGGACGTTTAATCAATACTGTACAATTATATATCTATCtactttttgtttatttcttaaaCCTTCACTAATTAATTTCTAAGAAACTGTTTCTTAACTACTAATTCAATAATTCACCCATTACTTCACAAAATTTTGCAACCGGGGAATTCGTGGGGATCTTggatgtttatgtttttttcttatttaaaaaAGTGTATTGTGAATTAATTATGTTAATAATTTCatattgaaaattaaatttttaataaaatagaataagaaagttaaaatactaattttacGTCTAAAATGTTTAAATTCCAGTTAATTTAATGTCACTACTCTATAAATTTTAACACATTTCATtttatacttccttcgtccctcATTTATTGTCCACTTTTGCCATTTTCATTCATCTATCAataatatttcactttttatcataaatggtaaataaatcacatatttcactaattcattccactaacattttattataaaactaataaatacaagtggaatctttatttcattaacttttttcaaCGTACctttctttaaatttcttaaattcCCATTCAGAAACGTAAGGCTGATAATTTTCAACACGACACAATAATCTGCCACGAATttgcacgaaattattgggttggggtcaagttttattggatccgtgtccttatcgggttgacccattaagaacccgataatttcgggttgggttcgggtcggatacgagtaacccattaagaaataatattattatttttattattatttaaaaatatatatattattttaattttttaatttcttataaattaggtttaaatagtataaaatgaattttaattgtgttaattaggttaaaaattaaggtttaatcgtgtaatattaggttttaatcgtgtaatattaggttcgggttgttatcttgtcgtgtcaacccatattatatcgtgtcgataacgagttcgtgtcgggtgcaggtcgtgttcggatttgaaggtagcaggtcgggttcgtgttcgtgttcggatttacagtttccttaacaggtcgggttcaggttaggccttattgggtttggtcattatcaggttgacccgataacgacccaatccgcacgatttgccagtcCTACAGAAACGTggacaattattgagggacggGTTGGAGTAGTTTTTAATTTAGATTTGTACCATTGATAGTGTTGAGTACTTTTATAAAAGATATTTCGAAtaactatttatacaagatATTTTTGTGAATACAagttaatataattttttgaatttcacatttattttcaaaaacaaaACTTTGTTAATCTACATATCTAAATGTAACATACCACTTTCATAAAATTTGTAAGGTAAATAAGCATGGTGTCGACTCTCTCTTAAGTTGAATGTCGTTATGGAGTAGTAATATAAATTGGATAAAATAGATGCAAAGCCATAACACAAGAAGCCCGTTTCTTATCTTGGACtcataatatcaaatttagCCCATTAACATCTCAAACCCTACTGcctatattatattatatatagtaATTATGCACCGCTGATTAGCAAAATCGTGCTTATGTTTTCCCAATTGTTGTGATGGGTGTTCTTGGTAAGACAGCTCTACTCCAAATAATTTAGTTTATCAAGATCTGAACCGTCTTACTCATTCCACCCATTTCTACCATCGGGAATGTTTGCCATTTAATTAGCTTGGTTGATGTTGGAGTTCTGAATTCTGTTAGATCTATGCACTGAGCTAGCTGTATTgttgtaaatttttattaacCTCTTCTTTTTTGCAGATCGAGTATTCAATGATTTGATGTTGCTGCTctttacaaattttaatttgaagtgaGCTGTTGTTAGTATTTCTCAAGCTGTTGGATGGAGTTTATGTCTATTGCTTTTGTTTGTGTTGGTTTGGATCGCTGTTGGAGAGGCTGCTTTGGTGTTAATAATTTAtcttgatttaaattaattatatgtacaataatttaatatcgtcaaatttttaattaataattcacTATCTTATTTTAACCATATCAATAATTAATCAAGcaacataaattcaaaataattaatagcactaattttatttctttataaaTGTCTTTTCAATTGTTTACAAGTAATGTTTCATTTCCTTTATATTTTTTGACATTCTCGAGAGTGACGGATGGAGTTCCAGACGATAACGCCGAAAACATTCATTTTGTCGGAACAAATTGAAATTCGCTATATTTTCTTTTGTTCTCCCTTtcatagaaatagtccatatctaTTGATCGTCCTtatttactttatcatttatgggttATATCATCCCTACATAATTTCAACTACTCTCGCATCTTTTCTCTTACttatcaattatatattaaaactctTGTCTAACAGTAAATGACATATTTGTATGAGCATGGTGCTGAGTAGCAATAGTTTTAATGGAAGGTCAAGAAAAAATGATAAGTGGTTATCTGGATAgtgagtggtgtgctttgatTCATACACCGGAGAGAGAGAGTAGTGTGCTTTGATTTGACGTATCAAACTTTTCATTTATATTAAGGACATTAATGCAATACTACTATTGTATTTTTATTGTTATAGTCTGATGAATATACAGGAATCCAACTCCAATCAAAATTCCAATTTCTAGATTAATGTAATCATGTATAATGCAAATCCAGATGAATTATTAATACCCAATATAGGAGAACACAATTCTAAATGTAACTCATGAAGTAAAAAACAAAAGCCTGAATGTTAAATTGGGCCACTATGACAAAGAAGGGAAACTTTTTATTTAGCTGAAAACTACTCCTTAGAATCGTTTATAGAAACAAACATAATTGGTTTTGGGCTTTAATCTTTCGCCCATTTCACATGTCCAATTCAATTGGGCCTTCATTGATGCCTGATTTTGGAGTTTAATATTTCGCCCATTTCACATGTACAATTCAATTGGGCCTGATGCCTCTTGCTTAATTATTTAGATGTCAGAAGTTGACTGGGGAGACAAGTTGGTTGTTGGCTAAGTAATTAATTAGTACTATCATATGTATCCTGACCATATATCAATAAAAACTTAGTAGATGCCCGCCGGGTCGTAGCGCAGTTGACAACGAAGGGgcgtagttgcttccatctctcaggcacaagtgtgaggccttgggagatgggcttctggcagccagtgggttaaggtctcccccttaacgggctactgcatACCCTGATTaaaccccctcacatgatgtcgggctgAAGTGTGGGGCCCGCTTAGACGACAGAATCGCAATAAAAACTTAGTAGGTGGGCGCAATTTTCGCATAATTTTCCAAGTCACATGGTTGGAATATGTTTCTATAATAAATAAGGATGGGAGGCCCTTATTATAAGATCTATAATATCTCATCTCTCTTGTTGTTTTATACAAGTGGTAGAAGGAGACAGGCAGACAGCAAATGTGTGGAACCAATCAACCAGTGACTTTTGAGTCGTTGAAAAATACATTACATTGCCTTGATATTAACAAACTTATCGGGTGGCTCGGCCTCGGACATTATTGTCGCATACGCATGCGGCATGCATCTACTTGTTCCTAGTAttatttaagtatattaaataattagGCTTTGGTTTGTAATGAAAAATACAAAACTGATATAGTTGCACAAATAATAAATCCATTCTAAATTGACTTCTCAAAATTTAACAATTATTATTACGTTATTTGATAAGTTTCTGCTGGAGCACAGTACAAGGGGCCCGAGTCCCGATGATaaaatctactccctccgtttctccataattgaatcatttttctattttcagaagtttcctcatagttgaatcatttccatatatagtaacttttttctctttcttactttaatttcttttactttattcactttctactttattctctcttattttttccttctcttacttttttatctatttatttaacacatttaacatccatttcttaaacttcgtgccgaaaagttttacCTCAACTATAAAgaaacggaggaagtaatatGTTTAAGAGAATTCACAGCGATGGGAGGATTCCCCAAAATATCTTGagttcatttttcttatttggAGTACTTTTGTATGTATTTGTTCGTCAAAAAATTAAACAtgcttactttacttttttataTAGGAAAAATGCCTGAATTAATAATCATGAATCAGACaagatggagtaatatataacatttaaataattgttttttaaaatatattacaaTTTAAATGATTCTGTTATGTACTTCTATAGTTGGCTTTTAGTGGGTACTTATATTATGAAAacaattcaaaattattttattaaaaataattaaaacactTCCCTTTTATTGCATAAAACTATTAGCAACAACCAAAATGTAcaataaatacaaatttaagaaattgatgaaaGTTAtgggaaaaaaatcaaaaatgcTGAAAGTTCATgtatatataaacaaataagttttctaaaaaatagtaatttttttataaaaaaaatagtgaaatatgaattttatttttatgtttaagTTTTATAATACTATATGAGTGATACGATTTAGTAGAATCTAtaatctatttataaaaaaatagtaaaaaaaatagtgaaatatgaattttatttttctgtttAAGTTTTATAATACTATATGAGTGATACGATTTAGTAGAATCTAtaatctatttataaaaaaatagtaaaaaattaaacatttaATAACGGACATAAAACAAAGTTATTATTGTTGATGAATCAATGTTAGTAAATTTTTAGATATTTATTGATTGTATAGATTGCAATAGATTTTCACATGTCAAACTTTTGGAAAAAGGCATATTACAGCAGCAAACTATCTATGTTTTCACTTCATAAATTTGTATAATGTGTTAGTGAAACACAACATAGTTGATAAGATGTCCGGCTTCAATCAATAGACTAAGGTTATATGAACTATAACATGcctttttcttttatcaaaAGACATGTTACAATTCAGGAAACTACATATGAGAGCATCCCCATTCATGCTCAAGAGTATGGATGTGGGCTCGGATccacatttattcatttttaatggtaagagcatggatgtggacccgaacccacatttatttagttttaattttctgttattccgcaagagcacaacacccacattcatgctcttccgctAGGTGagtttgtatgaaaaaatatgagagaagtATGAGTGAGAGATATTTGATGTAAAAAATAGATGATGaatatgtgtatttatagatgattttggcaTAAAAACTTGAAAAAAAACTGTAGAAAAACGACTATATTTTTGGAGATTCGAAAATAtacctttttaattttctagattattttttatttaataaaaaatagaaattgccaACGGCAATGGGGATGCGCCACGTCAGTGTGCTCTTCGGCCTGCcggtgctcgttggcaagagcacaacggcgAGCACAGCGACTGCTTGTTGCAACTAGCACCGATGGGGTTACTATGAGGTTCGAATaacatgaaatatgtgtaaatTAGAACGCATGAGAGAACGAAAATAGTGATTTGAACTTTGAAGTAGTATTAGTTAACACTTGAAAATGAATacataaaagagagagaaaaagaagaataaaattaGGAATGAGTGTGAAAGGATGGTGGACCTCCATATTACCAAAATGAACATTAATTTTATGTACgaatcaaatattaaaaaactaTTGATTGTGCTACATATATCTACCCTTCAATTGTCGTAAAATATGTGTATAAGTTtgctagtagtagtaattttttattggGTTGTTTAGATGGTATGGAAGTACGAAGCAAACAAtgagtttataaaattttcaaatagtTTGAGTTTCGACTTTGTATAACCTCGCTTTTTGATAATAGAAGGGGCAAACTTAGAGCAACCTGAAAACCCGGGACACGATTGAAATTCTTTGAATATTGGATCTAATTTACAACCAAACATTGAAATTTAATCTGCAATTATACTCCAAAAAACCAATGGTATAACGTAGTACTATCATCTAAAAAAAGGACcgagaaattaaattatttcaatataGAATAACATGAAAGAAGAGCAAGATATAGAAGTTGTTGGTAGTCCCAacattttattcaatactcAAAAGAAATAGGACAATAACACAATTATTCTCATACAAAAGGGAAACAGATCATTATCATCATCCACTTAATCTCACATCACCAACACCAAAGacaacaaaacacaaagaaaTGCAACACTGAATTTCCCAATCACCAAGTCTCTTCCTCTTAAGCATCTgccataacaaaaataaaacagagAAGAATAAGTTAATTGCAATCCTGTAAATCAAAGATAGGTAATTATTAATTAGGTGGAGATGGTACGCACCTCTTAACTATTATTCCCATGAAGAAAAGACGCGACCTTCAAAGTTCATCTTGCAGTTTCCTTCCTCCTGCTGATCTATAATCTTATATGCACACTCCACAGCTTGAGGGCTGCAGTCCACAACCTCCATCGTGTCCAGGGGTCCAATGTATCCAATATCATCAGGAATATCCTCCAACTCATAGCAATGTCTCATAATCAGCTTTTGCAGGCTCGGGAAGTTGGAGTTTGTTGCATCCCATTTTTGGAAATTCAGGTATTCAATCAGCAGGTACTTGAGGTTCTCCATGTCATAGTTGGACCTGAGGAGCCACTCCGGCCCGTTGAATGCCAGCTCCTTGAGCTTCAGCACTTCAAGTCCTTTCAATTCCTTTCCCAAGAATTCCATGTGTGCCCATGGAAGTCCAGTGCCACTCAGAGTGATTCTCCTCAGCTTCTTCGGGAAGAAGCTCTCCGCCTCAACTTCGATCCCTTTCCCGGGGATCGGATTCAGCACTATGAACCTGAACTGCTCGAGCTTCTTTAGCTTCGAAACAGTGAAGTTGAGCTTCTCCGGAGACTCAATCCACATTGCCAATTTCCTCAAGTTAGGCATGTTGTCAATGACTTCTTCAGTAAAGTAGGCAGCATCCACACTCGCAAGCGTTTGGAGGTTGTAAAGCAGGATTTTGTTGGTTGGATTAACCGATGGAAGATTAGGGAAGTCCGTCTCCGTGAACCACAGATGCCTCAGCTTCGGCATGTTCCACACATCATCCGGCAGGAAAGATGCACCCACGAAGATGATCTTAGGCTCCCTGCGAACCATCAGAGTCTCGAGCTTCTTAAGTTCTGTCACCTTCGTTGGAAGCTTACCGTTGTAAGTGAATGAAAGGTAAGTCAAATGAACAAGCTCGAGAAACTCATCAGGGAACTGGATAAAATAGCAAGTAAAAGCATCCAACACTTTGAGAAGATCAAAGGTTAGAAAGAAGGGCATGGGATGGTGATGGTGTGAGCCGAGGTAGAGGAGACTGCGCGCATAAGTGATCGTTCGTGTTTTGTCGTAAACCTCTTCAAGGCACATCAGAATGTTTCTATGAACAGACACACGCCTCTTCAGCTTTGCTTCCTCTGGTAGATCCTGATTGTATTTCTTCCTAGCATGGAAGAAATTCTCAAATCCACATTGTTTCTCAGCCAGCTCCCGTAGGCTATCGTGCATACCGCAAGCCTTCATCCCACCATTAGTACTCTTCTTCCGAATAGACAACAGATTCCTCCCTATAAGATCCTCCACCGACCTCTGCGCGACTCTCTCCAATCCCGAGACGTCTTGCTCTGGCGCTGGCGCTGGCAAGAAGCCCTCAGCAACCCATAACTTGATGAGCTTTTGAATACGAATCTCGCAATCTTCAGGGAATCCGCCCATGTACAGAAAACACCCCTTGAGTTTACCAGGCAGGTAAAGGTAGCTGAGGGCtaaaatctccaagtatgaatTCTCCCCCATTGCAGCAGCATCACCAGTATCTTCTTCAATACGTTTCCAGTAATCAATCTTATCCGTCTCCTGAATGAGAAGACCACCAACCACGACAAGTGACAGAGGAAGACCTTTACATTTCTCGGCGATGGACTTTCCAATTACGTTCAAGTGAGAAGGACAGAGCAATGTAACATCATCATTATCATTTTTCAGTTTATCACCGAAGGTACGATAACAGAGCAACTGCCAGCTGTGCTCCGGCCCGAGCGGCTGCATCTCATGAAGCAAATTAGCTTTTTCGGAGATTTTATCAGCGACCTCCCGAACCCTGGTGGTGAGGAGGATCCGGCTGCCGTTCTCCTTATCGGGCAAGGCGAGGGCGATCCGATCCCAAGCAGCTAAGTCCCAGACATCATCCACCACGATTAGGAACTTGAGATTGTAGAGCTCCTGATGGAGGCGCTGGAGCAAGGTCTGCTCGTCGCCCTGGGTGGCGTAGTGGCCTGCTTGGTAGTTCTTGCTCTCCATCGTGTTGAGGATCTTGGTGAACACCTCTTGGTAGTTGACATCTTGCGACACGGTGACCCAAGCGCGGATGTTGAACTGCTTCCTGACTTCTTTGTTGTCGTAGATGCTTCTCGCGAGGGTGGTTTTGCCGATCCCGGGAAGGCCGGTGATGGGAATCACGAGGCGCGATTTGTCGTCGGAGTCCAGCCACTCGGTGATCAGTTTGAAGTCTTTCTCCTGGCCGACGATCTTGTCCTTGCCGCTGAAATTGAAGGAGACCTGCTCAGGGTTGTCGGAGAAGAGATTCTGGGCTGTGGGGTCGTTGCGGATCTCCTCCTCCAGCACCAGCGCGTCTGCTTCGACGAGCTTGATGCCTTCTTCGAGCTTCTTCATGGTCTTTTCGTCGGATTTGTGGGGGGAGTCGTCTTTGATCCAGTATTCGACCTCGTCTTGGGCGGCGTAGATGGCTTCTCGGATGCTGTTTTGGAGATCCTTCATTTTGTCTCTTTTTAGTTTGGGGACGAAGGGGATTTTGTCGAGGGAGGATTGAAGGGAGGAGACTTTTTCGCGGAGGGATTCGATCTGAGGCTTGGGGACGTGAGGAGGGAACTGGGCGGAATCCAGCAGCTCCTCCAGAGTCTGCCGGAAAGAAGCGATGGCGGAATAGGCCGCCATCTGGtcggaaaaggaaaaggaaaagaaaaatttcTGGTTTGAGTGACTAAGTCATACTGTGTCTGAGAAGGTGATTGAGGAATGATTTTTTAGGAAATGAGAGGGTTGACGACCGGTTGAGTTTTGGATAACTGATTAGCTGAAGGAGACGGTGTGCGTCTCTCACAGTGGATgagattatttaaattttaaatcgTGCAACTTGCTttagttaaattaatttaaactgACATTATTGCTAAGTCATCTGTCATCCTATTGAGGCTCAGTCACCAACGATTTTGAGAAGCTTAGGGgcttggatcccctgctgtgctgccctccacagcaggggctgctgttCCATACagcataatattatataataaataaaaataatattttaattttataattcttGAATTAAATATTATGCTGTATGGaacagcagcccctgctgtggagggcagcacagcaggggatccaagcCCGAAGCTTAGAGCATGAATAACGcttggggccgggccgcaaatcgcgagtcctgGCCCGGCCCGCGcgttggaggaggaggcggcacggcctgggccggtccccGTACCGCGATCCCGGCCTGGTGCCCGCGCGTTGGAGGAGAAGGCGGCacggcctgggccggtccccGTACCGCGGGGTACGGGCAGCCtccgcgagtcccggcccagcgttacacgctctcgggccgggccgcaagtccaatttatttatttaaatttttttttattttgtgtctataaatacgagcatTCCATTTGTGCATCAATCTTACGTGCATTCCATTTCAATCTATATTATACCATTTATTTCGACGTaaatggattggttcaacagcgatgaacgtgagatggaggagttcgttaactcggacaattggtacataccgggGTCGCAACGATCGCAGCCACagcctagtccgggagtcggtagcaacgttGATGTAACATCGCCGGTCAACACCGATGAATTCGAGATCAGCGAGATAAAGCCCGCTCAAGAGCGTGGCAAGGAGAAGGTCGgcgaggaggatgggccgaagaagtacggtccgcaagagacaatgtggtttgcgaggaactacatcgacgtcgccgaggatcctatcatcggcaaccagcagaccAGCAAGGCTttctgggagcggattgctcagaagtataacgctggccgtcctaaagggtcgatcgagcgtagctacgtgaagctgcgcaagcattggggccgagtccaggcggatatgagtaagtggaacggaaagtgggccaacgtagtccggatgtggcctagcgggcacagcgaggcggacctcgtcgagaaggcgaaggagGCGTTCTTCGCTGATGGGAGGAAggccttcaagtacttcgacgtttggaagctcgtcgagaagagcccgaagtacacgagcggtgccgagccgacggcaactggggcggcgaagagaaccaaagtttccacctccggaaactactcttcgagagATGGAGGTCCgacgatcgacctcaacgtgacggacgacgatGTCTTCGGCTTctctcctagcattcagagccgcccgatgggaacaaaggcggcaaagatgaaagcaaaggggaaggcaactgcgagcaactccgcCATGGTGCCACCGCCAAtcaatccgtctctggataagatgtccgacactttgtcggagatgaatattacatggcggatgagccagctgacggagttgacagcA
Encoded here:
- the LOC121755613 gene encoding putative late blight resistance protein homolog R1A-3, giving the protein MAAYSAIASFRQTLEELLDSAQFPPHVPKPQIESLREKVSSLQSSLDKIPFVPKLKRDKMKDLQNSIREAIYAAQDEVEYWIKDDSPHKSDEKTMKKLEEGIKLVEADALVLEEEIRNDPTAQNLFSDNPEQVSFNFSGKDKIVGQEKDFKLITEWLDSDDKSRLVIPITGLPGIGKTTLARSIYDNKEVRKQFNIRAWVTVSQDVNYQEVFTKILNTMESKNYQAGHYATQGDEQTLLQRLHQELYNLKFLIVVDDVWDLAAWDRIALALPDKENGSRILLTTRVREVADKISEKANLLHEMQPLGPEHSWQLLCYRTFGDKLKNDNDDVTLLCPSHLNVIGKSIAEKCKGLPLSLVVVGGLLIQETDKIDYWKRIEEDTGDAAAMGENSYLEILALSYLYLPGKLKGCFLYMGGFPEDCEIRIQKLIKLWVAEGFLPAPAPEQDVSGLERVAQRSVEDLIGRNLLSIRKKSTNGGMKACGMHDSLRELAEKQCGFENFFHARKKYNQDLPEEAKLKRRVSVHRNILMCLEEVYDKTRTITYARSLLYLGSHHHHPMPFFLTFDLLKVLDAFTCYFIQFPDEFLELVHLTYLSFTYNGKLPTKVTELKKLETLMVRREPKIIFVGASFLPDDVWNMPKLRHLWFTETDFPNLPSVNPTNKILLYNLQTLASVDAAYFTEEVIDNMPNLRKLAMWIESPEKLNFTVSKLKKLEQFRFIVLNPIPGKGIEVEAESFFPKKLRRITLSGTGLPWAHMEFLGKELKGLEVLKLKELAFNGPEWLLRSNYDMENLKYLLIEYLNFQKWDATNSNFPSLQKLIMRHCYELEDIPDDIGYIGPLDTMEVVDCSPQAVECAYKIIDQQEEGNCKMNFEGRVFSSWE